TGAAAAGtcgttctttttgtttttccctaaaagaaattgaaaaagaaaagtaaagtaaTTATTTCGATCTTGTTTTGGCTAATTTGGTATCTTTTCCTGTTTGCTGCTAGTCTGAAGCACCATAACTTGGCACATTGTTCAGTAGCTGGTTTACTTTTTGGAACTTTCTTAAAGATAGATTATGTGTTTGTTTTAGGGACTTCcaacttttgtttttctgtACATGCTCTTTATCGTTTTTACTTAGAGAAGTCTATGACGAGACTCGGATCTGCTCCAACTCATCAAAGGACGTGCTTGCTTCCTACTCTTTCcaagtgatcattttcaccATTAAGTTGGTTGTCCATGTGAAATGTTAATCTAGAAGGAATGGAAATGCGTACCATGTCTTGCACCAGTGATGTTGTGAATTTCTCATGCCGCATTGCTTTCTCTGAATGTTACTGTAGATTTTGCATCATGGGCTGAATATGAATATTTGACTCGAGGGAAGAGTACGTAAGGATGTTTACATATACAACTATATAAACACTTTTATGTACTGCTTGACTTCGTCATTTTCGAAATGGCACGAATTACCCGAATCTCAAACGATTAAACATTTATGCTGCCTCAAATTCCATATCATAATATTGGAATCAATTTCTTCCCCCAACACTGTATATTGTTTTCATGGCTATTTAGTGGGTCTATTTTGTATTCATGCAAGAGTGGAACAAACATGCAATATCTCGTCCCATCTGAAAAATGAACTTATTAACCTACTATAGTTCAGGTATTCTTATCAGCAGTGCAGGAAAATAATTCTTGGAGTCTTAGCTGTAGGAGTAAATCAAAACAACATTGAAGAGCAAAAGTTTGATGATCTTTAACATCATATTACGGGTAGTAAACCAAAATTTGTGATCGAAAATCTGTCAAAGACATGATCAACTTTTTATGTGTTTAAATTTGACAGTTTTGATTGATTATGCTTCTCAAGATATTAATTCGGTAGTGGTATCATTCAGTCATTGACTATTCACACTGTTTTATTTGTACATGGAATAGGGATATTGTCTGAATTTCATGGAAGAGGATGTCCTTAATGGTTTGCATGCAAAGAACTTAAAAGTAGTCTCCCATTTTAGATTGAACTGCCCTGCCTTTCTAAAGGCCTGATACATGTGTGAGAAGTGATACTGGCAACTTCTTGAGATAATTGATGTGCCTTtagatttgaagaaaaattcaaGCTGGTAGAACTCGAAGTGAGGTAAGTTTGAAGCCAAGCAGCTAAGTTTTCTTTAAACATTGTCATGATACTGATTTGATTGTGAACAATTCTCTTTGCTCTCTTTGCTCTTTGCTGAAAAGCCCTTTTCAGGACAGACTTCTTATGTTGTAGACTCAAGGTCTCTGGGTTGATCAGGCATGAAAATTTGGGAACCCCCAAAGGATGAATGAGTAAGAAGTAATAGAAAGTAAACACGAAACAAAGTGAATTTGCCTCAGTGAATGTAGTATGCGTGTTTTCTGAATACAGTTGAGTTCATCCTTCTCGTTTCTCTAATGTGAAAGGCCCCTCTTTTCGCTGCTTTTATATAGATGTCTCATCTCTTCTCAGCGATTATTTAATTGACAAGAGGCATATGTCTGTTGTCTATTATTCTCATGTTACGTCCTTCTCTTTTCCAGTTTTTCCTAAAAGAAAAGTGGGTCGTGGTTCCATGTTGTTGAAGtagttgttgtcccacatcgattgTGAATGGGTCCttgtatgctctttatattcatgtagtttCCCTTcacctatcagcttaagcttttgggttggattttctaacatggtatcagagttaATATAGTTCGTGTATATGGGCCCACCCTCATTAGTCAATTTCCACGTGCCACTTGTAATCCGGCTGGCACATGAGATGGGTCCACCCCCATTAGTCGGACATCCGTTGTGAACGGATCCACCCCCATTAGTTCCAACACGTAATTTGTTGCAACATGATGAATCTTACCAACCACAGCTAGCAATCCTTTTCATCTACTCTTTTTCCTTGTGCCTGCAGCTCACTCAAAAGAAAAGTGGGACGCCTAGGAGAAACGAGATAGTCTTTATTTCACCTACTGGTGAGGAGATTAAGAGTAAGAGGCAGTtggatcattttctcaaatctcATCCTGGAGGACCGTCAGCTTCTGAATTCGACTGGAGCacaggtttctctctctctctctctctctctctctctcacacacacacacacacgcatgCACACATGGGCACGCACGCGCGCATAGAGGGTGGattttgtgttgcttttgtatttttcatgcattttcaaTGGTGTGGGAATCAGGTGAAACTCCTAGGCGTTCTACGAGGATTAGCGAGAAAGTGAAAGCAACAGAGACCCCTGAAAATGAGCCCCCTCCGAAGCGGTACAGCGGAAAGAAGGGGGTGAAAGCTAAAAAACAAGATACTGAAGTAGGGTATGAGGATGCTGAAGATAAAGAAGATGCTGCAGCTGGGGAAGAAACTAAAGCAAGCGAGGAAGTGGAAATGAAAGATGCAGTTGAAGATGATCTGGCAAAGAACAAAGGAGATGTTCCTGATAAAGAATCTGATGAAGCAGTGCATGAGACGAGCAGTGAGAAGGTAGAGAACCCAGGAGCTACTGGTGAAGCCGAGAAAGAGCAGCTTGACAAAGAGTCTCAAGCACCCCAAGTAGAGGAAGCTAAGGACGATACTGAAAATAACTTGGCAGAGCCTGAGTTTGAAGGTAAGACCGCTTCTGATGCAAAGGAAGAGCACATGGGGAGTGAAGGACCCGCATCTGTAGGTTCTGTGGATAAAAAGGAAGGATCCGAGGACAAGCCAGCAGAATCTGAAGCACCATCTGTACAAAAGGAAAGTGAGCCTCCGGAATGTGCAAAAGATGGACTTCCTGGTGCTGATATTAAGGCTGTTAGGGACCTTCATCCAGAAGAAGTCGGTGTCGATGGAAATAAGGCGAGTTGAGATGGAAAAAGCTTTCCAGATTATCACTCTGACCTCCAGGGATATTTAATACGAGGCGTAGGTCATGAAGTTATTATCTATAGAGATTTTGCTAGTCTTAGAACTAATTTCTTTGTTAACATCATCCTCCAAACTTCATTAAGTCGGATCTTGACACTGGGCCTTAGTTATTGCCATCCCATAGCAAGGCGGCAGCGATGACGACGATATCCTGTGTCCGTAGCATGGTCGTCGCAATAGTTGGAGTTGTTTATGGTGCTTTTGTCGGGTTAATTTTTGTATTGTATCCTAGAATCGAGACACGTGATTCTTAGACATTTTAATCTGCTCTAAATTCAGTGAAGCTTTACATCTTGGCATCCTCGTTAATGGCCTGAATCCCTTGCAGCCGAATTCCTGAGCATCACCAATTTCTTCTGGCGTAAACTTTCGGTTCTTTCCTACTCGCGTGGTATGAGACTGGTATGACTTCCCTGTAATGATCATGAATTGATACGTGGGTCGTTCACACATTCAGACGAGTGGGATAATCAAGTCGAATTGCCGTCAATTACTGCTTTATTCTAACGGGGAAAGATCTTTCATCAAATTGTGTTGTTATCATgtctttcttcaattgaaatTTGTAGTTGCAAGGGTTTGAGTTTATTAAAATCAATCATTTCTCAAGAAATTTTAGAGaatttttaaagttatgacaccATTCATATTCTTATAGTTATCGTTAAAAAGAACACTTATATTTTCACTGCAGCACTaatgtcattttctaaaaatattatgcggcactaatttagtattaaattgtctaataaaaaatcaactaaAGTGACtttggttttttaaaaattgtcttATGGCAAAAGATTGTATGAAAAGCTATTATATCAATACGCACTTAAAAGTGAAATCCAATTTGGCACTGGTAACAGGCAAATAAAATTTGTAACTCATCAATAAATGATGACATGTACCAATGTTTATTTATACGTAAAAAATTACTTAATATTTTGACCAATCCAAAACATTTCACCTAATTTTATATAGCACATTAAGTTATTAAAGTAGTCGGTAAAATATTTGAAGAGTCAAGAAATGTGGATACGTTCCGAAATAGAGACAAAATAAAAGGTTGGTGAATGATTAAAGATAGTATCTTTTAACTTGACGAACTTCGATTCAATACTTTAAAGTGGGTATTTTTGAATGAGAGTTTAGTAACTCctaatcagaaaaaaataatatcggCAGATTATTGAgttggttgaattttttttaagtacttACGAAAATCTTATTTTGAGTGGCTCCATTTTCTACCTTAAGGCGTCTGGCAATCTGCAAAGAaggcatgatttctatcatcaAGCACGGTGCTCTGCTCTTGCAATCCTTCCGGATTTATCCAAATTGGCTTCTCTGTAATTCgaacctcctcctctcttcttctccttgatGTTTTCTCCCATTGCAATGGTGTCTTCTTCTTGGGACTCTCCACTAAATCCATAAAAATGCACTCACTGTAGGTGTAGCTTCTCCGACCCACCAAAACTCACTGTCTGTCTATCTACCACTTATCCCCTACCTACCCACCTTGCCCATCTTCCATCATCTTCAACTCCCTCCTCAAAACCAGTCATTTTCGCCTGCTGGGTCTACTTCTACACGTGGCACGCACGCCGCTTGCAAGTAGACCAGAGCAGACcgcaccttctctctctcgctctctctctctttgtacCCATACGCCCTCCAATGTCGCCGGCCGGAATACTCGCCGGGATATGTCTCCTCGCGGCCCTTTACTGCGGGCTCGACCCGCTCGGGCGGAGCGCGGTGGCGAACTTCCCGGACTTCGAGGCGTACAAGGTCGACATGCCGCCTTGGTCGGATGTGCCCACCGAGAAGGACGCCGAGAACCTGTTGCAGAGGTCGGAGATTAAGTTCCTGAACCAAATACAAGGACCCGAGAGCATCGCCTTCGATCCTGCGGGTCGCGGGCCCTACACCGGCGTCGCCGATGGCCGTGTTCTGTTCTGGGACGGCGAGTCCTGGAAGGACTTTGCCTACACTTCGGGGAACAGGTCAGTCTGTCACTACTTTTTGAGCTTCTTGCAGATTGAGGCTCTCGAGGGCGTGTCGATGTCATTGCTTGTACCATGAACCATGAGCTGTGCAAGTTTTGATCTTTaacgagaaagagagggaaagacgGCTCAAAGtacgaatttttttccttttccagtaAAGCTTCTGACTTCACTTAGAACTAAACTATAAAGGCTAAGTTTAATCCTTTGAAGTGTGATACATGGACTTGGCATACTGTTTTAGTCCTCGTGTTCACTATATGCATAATGCTTTCAGAGCAGACAATCATTGACAAAGTTATAAAAGCTACAGAAGCCTTGAGATTGAGGAGTTAAAAGTGAAAACAAGAAGGCTATGGCCGCTCAAAGCGGGATCAGCCTACATCTGTGGCGGTTGTTGTTCTATAGAAGTTAAGGGTCATGACTATGTTCTGCCCCTGTTTCACCAGTTGTTATTCAACATAGATTGGGGCATGTGACTGCATGTCTACTTTTACTCGAACAAGTTGGTTACTTGTGCACTCTGTCATAAGCACGGTTCCTCGGAATTATTCCCTGGAAGAAGCCGAGTGTGACATGTATAGAAACTGTGAATCGAGCTACGATGATATCACCTGAGGAACATTCCATGTGGTATGACTGCATTATTCCATAGGATGCAGTTTTCTCACCGTGATCATATGTTGAAGCCAGGATGATCGAACTTGTTAGTTTGAGCTGAATCTGGATGAACATTTCAACATGCTTATTACGCACAATATTCTGATCACAAGTAATTGGCAATTGTCACTGCCTTGGTCTATAAGCCGGTGCTTGATAGTTCCAATATTCACTGAGGAATGCTGAGTCCCGTATTTGTGAATATGAATATGAACTGGACTGTTGTTGTTATTTGTCAATTTGATGGCTGCTGGCACATATCAGAATGTCTAATGAAGTTTCATGAGCTACTCACTCTAGTTGAAACCATTTCAGTTTCAATGTGTCACCATGATTTTAATCTTCAAGATGCTCCCTCTTGGAATTAAGTATTTGTAGGTGATGATCAGTCAGAAATGTTCCGCGTTTAGTTTTAGTCTCTCGTCTGAGGCACTTGGATACTGGTCATAAATCAGGCACAGTTGTTTGACCAAATTCACTTCATTCATGTAGTGTGATTATCCTACTTCTCTCCGATGGTGAAATGTTGCGTTTGTTTTAGTCTCGTCTGAGGCACTTGGATACTGGTCATAAATCAGGCACAGTTGTTTGACCAAATTCACTTCATTCATGTAGTGTGATTATCACATACTTCTCTCCGGATGCATTCTGTCTTTCAAC
The genomic region above belongs to Rhodamnia argentea isolate NSW1041297 chromosome 6, ASM2092103v1, whole genome shotgun sequence and contains:
- the LOC115734219 gene encoding methyl-CpG-binding domain-containing protein 11-like isoform X1 produces the protein MLRPSLFQFFLKEKWVVVPCNLLQHDESYQPQLAILFIYSFSLCLQLTQKKSGTPRRNEIVFISPTGEEIKSKRQLDHFLKSHPGGPSASEFDWSTGETPRRSTRISEKVKATETPENEPPPKRYSGKKGVKAKKQDTEVGYEDAEDKEDAAAGEETKASEEVEMKDAVEDDLAKNKGDVPDKESDEAVHETSSEKVENPGATGEAEKEQLDKESQAPQVEEAKDDTENNLAEPEFEGKTASDAKEEHMGSEGPASVGSVDKKEGSEDKPAESEAPSVQKESEPPECAKDGLPGADIKAVRDLHPEEVGVDGNKAS
- the LOC115734219 gene encoding methyl-CpG-binding domain-containing protein 11-like isoform X2 — encoded protein: MASGELNAVERQDEGAVELPAPSGWKKQLTQKKSGTPRRNEIVFISPTGEEIKSKRQLDHFLKSHPGGPSASEFDWSTGETPRRSTRISEKVKATETPENEPPPKRYSGKKGVKAKKQDTEVGYEDAEDKEDAAAGEETKASEEVEMKDAVEDDLAKNKGDVPDKESDEAVHETSSEKVENPGATGEAEKEQLDKESQAPQVEEAKDDTENNLAEPEFEGKTASDAKEEHMGSEGPASVGSVDKKEGSEDKPAESEAPSVQKESEPPECAKDGLPGADIKAVRDLHPEEVGVDGNKAS